A single region of the Oryzias latipes chromosome 19, ASM223467v1 genome encodes:
- the LOC101167744 gene encoding SH3 and multiple ankyrin repeat domains protein 1-like isoform X3, with product MLGNNEHFYPSQDDKDGEDEEEEEEQGREIRKNKVERDPQNGGLEGLLEKEMTGGRQSWEGKGGEGVKPAAIVVGRQRVDRPVRPGNPGSRGTPYMPNQAPVHQHGAHKQQQLQLIAAKRRALMERSMTTMAPLEDTFLPMMVFRIGIPDIKQTRCLQFDQDCTVWNAKQQIICSLGESLWDAYNYGLFQPAGEGADAKFLEEERPLRDYAQSFEKGVPYLEFRYKTRVYKQTNLDEKALAKLSSKASQKKFLDYVQTGSLEKMAKVLEKGLDPNFHDPDSGETPLSVAVQSGVSADGIRLLVLGGAHMDFRSRDGSTAMHKAVKAHNHAGLLALLSLGASPDYKDRCGLTPLYHTVLAGGDTSCCETLLYYRAKLGTRDENGWDESHQHRDEEEFGMEEIHKACQNGFAQHLEHLLFYGADTASQNASGNTALHISALYNKESCVRVLLYRGANKEAKNKHGQTPFQVAIMAGHFELGEIIKNHKDSDIVPFLESPKFVPKRRESSHTLPLPSLQSHPLLRANSDNTMIQSDPLAPPNKPTTNPHPAQGQRRASIGMRSSSSPRTRTRSPSRGRGGQSDTEERHRQPRGRQGVTSAVSGTAPMKRMYSAVPGRVYVATRSHSASGDRELSISKGDKVKVISVGEGGYWEGTVKGRTGWFPSDCVQEVAAPSKEKETRSEKAKRKLFRNVTVGAYDGTDGPSDYIIKEKTVLLQKKDNEGFGFVLRGAKAQTPIEEFTPTPAFPALQYLESVDEGGVAWRAGLRMGDFLIEVNGQNVVKVGHRQVVNMIRQGGNSLMVKVVMVARNPDLEDTARKRAPQQTKRLTPPAIALRSKSMTSELEDMVEKASPWKKKTEFESSQAPDKKRTVYQMALNKLDEILAAAQHTITSDNQGHRGHGGKRDRSKSIVPNEQPYEQQSVVQSGPGFGYNQAHFQPGHGSQHPGMMRQKSIGLTDEERQYLHPPAMKLARSLSVPGPEEIPPPPNTSAPEPPLSAGPYTGRGPAMPIPSVPQGHYQLHSQPGHPAQGGWERGGPGVMNQPVMVPTLRRQSEGLCIREPDVPRRGGGKMGGLRRGYSSATPPTSAKPKAQQPQQHPTQVTSREQGGGGGRNVAKRGGRGALIKQSKVEDGQRQHRGKGGATKEKSSIPIPTIIVKAPSTSSSGRSSQGSSMEAEPSQEAEDQTSGDATTESPNASLPSPLTSLPPQTQTSLQSSTVAPAVSSQQNLENVDYTSTFNKALEGSGARRERERFREMRRKSASFFLSSEEDIQGEAGGGAGEGGGASGTRIQPLQGSQIEVPTPRLRSSKSIDEGMFSADSYVNYSSSMPPAFGLPEYSSPILGQDGQPKSAPSLYGSQPATAFIHPLTGKVLDPSSPLGLALAARERALKDDRRPRREDRHFGRQMSTVGSFPTPIQTPTPSLFATPTQSTYTSPVSLHLSSPTTTTSPASLSRPQSPRILRLGGGGERIEREKEGGHREGLRVRFSEDRTSQSSTQYYSQSSREREMDHYDSRSAPPLHPPPPPTQPAPRRPSYLQMENAHNTSYIPQYTVPTAPSHTNDSTREARAEAGGGLGLMVLPPPAPSIDVDEEFVFADPLPPPLQFANGKNERVQEFAQHHQQQGHHSVCPGPPTHSSSKSTNVHHSSSQGGDSAGSSLTSYDSEVANLTQSALSPSYPSPQIFPPSSTNTTTTGMSLHRPQPMSHSQSYYNSSSDSPVSVHTPAQDRGTAALTTTMTYATTTMTATAAATTTTTSPASSDYSMTLAGRKASLSIEGKAADHSQHSTVMPKSGDWQDAVVDSGIEELDSHSSSDHHLEMLGLRGDRGGHGGDGRGGKEERGTEHKDSYAAYSVGQAFEGHNTKLANPVFPKMSQYKEGGGRIQPIALRRQSSTNPAPLQLKRQNNPEDSCLDGTFADEKKHNPSRSKMEDGFSSALVTCLERPMDSRSVVWAEMAENDQGAVQGGSIVLDGRRLHSPFSGVKASIINELSSKLQQMGSMKSMDDWSHAPKSPTMHRYSADFTDAFHSPPTGRSTSPLPTSSPQHHQILTPNLSATPSVSPSSQVPVQHNWTRSPSPQVPTSPVHSHPPHSPTYCPYPTSPKHRSKFRRQTFDFQCSPTKERRSSVSRRRAPSPLIYNTEQSNPTPPRPSSLPILPTTPVYNNPFDFSSPFTPPSPGLPVADPYQASTPPLFSPSCVPSANPLLVSRSISPTPFFSGASSPMHLPPSPSCLSYPHVNPPPPTKPFAIKPLPYWTKYDVADWLAYLNLGEHRERFIDNEIDGSHLPSLTKDDFLDLGVIRVGHRMNIERALKKLTDRRLSSPLHVNTSPRDTD from the exons AGGTGTCTCCAGTTTGATCAGGACTGCACGGTGTGGAATGCTAAGCAGCAGATCATCTGCTCCCTCGGTGAATCACTGTGGGACGCTTACAACTACGGCCTCTTCCAACCGGCTGGAGAAGGAGCGGACGCCAAATTCCTGGAGGAGGAACGGCCCCTCAGGGATTATGCACAGTCCTTTGAGAAAGGGGTTCCCTACCTGGAG TTTAGGTACAAAACCAGGGTTTATAAACAGACCAATCTGGATGAAAAGGCTCTTGCTAAGCTCAGCTCAAAG GCCAGTCAGAAGAAATTTCTGGATTACGTTCAGACTGGATCACTGGAGAAAATGGCTAAAGTTCTGGAAAAAGGTCTTGATCCAAATTTTCATGACCCAGACAGTGGAG AGACTCCGCTCTCTGTGGCCGTGCAGTCTGGAGTGTCTGCAGATGGCATCAGGCTGCTGGTTCTGGGAGGGGCTCACATGGACTTCAGAAGCAGAGACGGCTCAACGGCGATGCACAAAGCTGTCAAAGCTCACAACCATGCTGGCTTACTG GCTCTTTTATCTCTTGGAGCATCTCCGGACTACAAAGACCGCTGTGGCCTGACCCCGCTGTACCACACTGTGCTGGCAGGgggcgacacttcctgttgCGAAACTTTGCTTTATTACAGGGCGAAGCTTGGGACGAGGGATGAAAATGGTTGGGATGAATCTCATCAG CACAGGGATGAAGAGGAGTTTGGAATGGAAGAAATTCATAAG GCTTGCCAAAATGGTTTTGCTCAACACTTGGAGCATCTGCTGTTTTATGGGGCAGACACTGCTTCTCAAAATGCCTCAGGGAACACTGCACTTCACATTTCAGCCCTGTACAATAAG GAGAGCTGTGTCCGTGTTCTGCTGTACAGGGGAGCAAACAAAGAGGCAAAGAATAAGCACGGTCAGACCCCTTTTCAG GTCGCAATAATGGCTGGCCACTTTGAACTCGGGGAGATCATCAAAAACCACAAGGACTCTGACATTG TGCCATTCTTGGAATCCCCAAAGTTTGTTCCCAAACGAAGAGAGAGTTCGCACACGCTGCCCCTTCCCTCACTTCAGTCCCACCCCCTGCTGCGTGCCAACAGCGATAACACCATGATCCAATCTGACCCTTTGGCTCCTCCCAACAAGCCCACAACCAATCCCCATCCTGCACAG GGGCAGCGTAGGGCCTCCATAGGCATGAGAAGCTCCAGCAGTCCCAGAACTCGCACCCGATCCCcctccagaggaagaggaggtcagAGTGACACAGAGGAGAGACACCGACAGCCAAGAGGAAGACAGGG TGTAACCTCAGCTGTCAGTGGGACAGCTCCAATGAAGCGGATGTACAGCGCCGTGCCAGGGCGAGTTTATGTGGCCACTCGCTCCCACTCTGCCAGTGGAGACCGAGAGCTCTCTATTAGCAAAGGGGACAAAGTTAAGG TCATAAGTGTAGGAGAAGGGGGATACTGGGAGGGGACAGTAAAAGGACGCACTGGCTGGTTTCCTTCAGACTGTGTTCAAGAGGTGGCTGCTCCAAGTAAAGAAAAAG AGACGCGCAGTGAAAAAGCCAAAAGGAAGCTCTTCCGTAACGTCACCGTGGGAGCTTATGATGGCACTGATGGCCCCAG TGACTACATCATTAAGGAAAAGACTGTGCTTCTACAGAAGAAAGACAATGAAGGCTTTGGCTTTGTACTTAGAGGAGCCAAAG CTCAGACTCCCATAGAGGAGTTCACTCCAACGCCAGCTTTCCCTGCACTGCAGTACCTGGAGTCCGTTGATGAGGGGGGCGTGGCGTGGCGAGCTGGCCTCAGAATGGGGGATTTCCTCATTGAG GTCAATGGCCAGAATGTGGTTAAAGTCGGTCACCGGCAGGTAGTGAACATGATCCGGCAGGGCGGCAACAGCCTTATGGTGAAGGTGGTAATGGTTGCCCGAAACCCAGACCTGGAGGACACTGCTCGAAAAAGAG CCCCGCAGCAAACGAAAAGACTGACTCCTCCTGCCATTGCCCTGCGCTCCAAGTCAATGACATCAGAGCTGGAAGACATGG TGGAAAAAG CCTcaccatggaaaaaaaaaacag aATTCGAGTCATCTCAGGCTCCAGATAAGAAGAGGACAGTCTATCAGATGGCATTAA aTAAACTGGATGAAATATTGGCTGCTGCCCAACACACTATTACATCAGACAACCAGGGCCATAGAGGTCATGGAGGCAAGAGGGACCGGAGCAAGAGTATAGTTCCCAACGAG CAGCCTTATGAGCAGCAGTCAGTTGTACAGAGCGGACCAGGTTTCGGCTACAACCAAGCTCACTTTCAGCCAGGCCACGGGTCGCAGCACCCTGGAATGATGCGTCAAAAATCAATTG GTTTAACAGATGAAGAGCGTCAGTACCTTCACCCACCTGCAATGAAACTAGCTCGCAGCTTATCAGTGCCAGGACCAGAAGAAAttcccccacccccaaacacaTCTGCACCAGAGCCACCTTTGTCTGCAGGACCTTACACTGGTAGAGGGCCTGCTATGCCAATTCCCTCTGTACCTCAAGGCCACTACCAGCTCCACTCTCAGCCAGGCCATCCTGCTCAAGGTGGCTGGGAGAGGGGAGGGCCTGGTGTGATGAACCAACCAGTTATGGTTCCCACACTCCGCAGACAATCGGAAGGGCTTTGCATCAGAGAACCAGATGTACCTCGGAGAGGTGGTGGTAAGATGGGAGGGTTAAGAAGGGGCTACAGTAGTGCTACACccccaacaagtgctaagcctAAGGCCCAACAGCCACAACAGCATCCCACACAAGTGACCAGCCGGGAGCAGGGAGGGGGAGGTGGTAGGAACGTGGCAAAAAGGGGTGGACGTGGAGCTTTAATAAAGCAGTCAAAGGTGGAAGATGGACAAAGACAGCATCGAGGCAAAGGAGGTGCCACAAAAGAGAAAAGCTCAATTCCCATTCCCACCATTATCGTCAAAGCCCCCTCCACTAGCAGCAGTGGTCGAAGCAGTCAGGGCAGCAGCATGGAGGCCGAGCCCTCTCAGGAGGCTGAGGACCAAACCTCTGGAGATGCAACCACAGAAAGCCCCAATGCAAGTCTGCCCTCTCCACTCACCTCCTTGCCACCTCAGACTCAAACATCTTTACAGTCGTCAACTGTTGCTCctgctgtttcctcacagcaaaaTCTGGAAAATGTCGACTACACCTCAACATTTAACAAAGCACTGGAAGGATCAGGGGCTCGCAGAGAAAGGGAACGTTTCAGAGAGATGAGACGAAAGAGtgcctctttctttctttcatctgaGGAGGACATCCAGGGGGAAGCAGGAGGTGGAGCaggggagggaggaggagcaTCAGGGACCCGAATTCAGCCATTACAGGGGTCACAAATAGAAGTGCCCACGCCTCGACTTCGATCCTCCAAGTCTATAGATGAAggcatgttttctgcagacagcTATGTGAACTATTCTAGTAGCATGCCCCCGGCATTCGGTCTGCCTGAGTACTCTTCTCCAATTCTTGGTCAAGATGGCCAACCCAAGTCAGCTCCTTCATTGTATGGATCCCAGCCAGCTACTGCATTCATTCATCCACTGACGGGAAAAGTTTTGGACCCCTCTTCTCCTCTTGGATTGGCTTTGGCTGCAAGGGAGAGGGCCCTTAAAGATGACCGCAGGCCACGCCGAGAGGACAGACATTTTGGCCGACAGATGTCTACAGTTGGATCTTTTCCAACTCCGATTCAGACTCCCACACCTTCGCTTTTTGCTACCCCAACACAATCAACCTATACATCTCCAGTTTCTCTCCACCTTAGCTCGCCCACAACTACCACCTCACCTGCGTCTTTGAGCCGACCACAGTCACCAAGGATATTACGTTTGGGAGGAGGTGGAGAAAGAATAGAGAGAGAAAAGGAAGGAGGACACAGAGAAGGCCTTAGAGTTCGCTTCTCTGAGGACAGAACCAGTCAGTCGTCAACCCAGTACTACTCTCAGAGCAGCAGGGAGAGAGAGATGGACCATTATGACAGCAGATCTGCTCCACCGctacatcctcctcctcctcccactcAACCAGCCCCACGTAGACCATCCTATCTCCAAATGGAGAACGCTCATAACACCAGCTACATTCCTCAGTACACTGTTCCAACAGCTCCATCACATACAAATGACAGTACAAGAGAAGCAAGAGCTGAGGCCGGTGGAGGCCTAGGTCTAATGGTTTTACCTCCACCAGCTCCCTCAATAGATGTAGATGAAGAGTTTGTCTTTGCAGATCCATTGCCCCCACCACTACAGTTTGCCAACGGTAAGAATGAGAGGGTCCAGGAGTTCGCTCAGCACCATCAGCAGCAAGGTCACCACTCAGTTTGTCCTGGCCCACCAACTCATTCATCTTCAAAGTCCACAAATGTACATCATTCATCTTCACAAGGTGGGGATTCTGCTGGTTCCAGTCTCACTTCTTATGATAGTGAGGTAGCTAACCTCACACAGTCTGCTCTGTCACCATCCTATCCCTCTCCACAAATATTTCCCCCATCTTCTACCAACACTACCACAACTGGGATGTCATTACACAGACCACAGCCCATGTCCCATTCACAGTCATATTACAACAGCTCCAGTGACTCCCCAGTAAGTGTTCACACTCCCGCCCAAGACAGAGGAACGGCGGCACTCACTACCACCATGACCTATGCTACCACCACTATGACAGCAACTGCAGCTGCCACAACCACTACAACCTCTCCAGCGTCCTCGGATTATAGCATGACCTTGGCTGGGCGCAAGGCCAGCCTCAGCATAGAGGGCAAAGCTGCAGACCACAGTCAACACTCTACAGTCATGCCCAAAAGTGGAGACTGGCAGGATGCTGTGGTGGACTCTGGAATTGAGGAGCTAGACAGTCACAGCAGTAGTGACCATCATTTAGAAATGCTGGGTTTAAGGGGAGACAGAGGAGGGCATGGCGGAGATGGAAGAGGAGGAAAGGAGGAGAGAGGCACCGAACATAAGGATTCCTATGCTGCATATTCAGTCGGGCAAGCGTTTGAGGGGCATAACACCAAACTAGCAAATCCTGTCTTTCCAAAGATGAGTCAATacaaagaaggaggaggaaggatcCAACCTATTGCTCTACGAAGGCAGAGCAGCACCAACCCTGCTCCTTTGCAATTAAAACGACAAAACAACCCAGAAGATTCTTGTTTAGATGGAACTTTTGCAGATGAGAAGAAGCACAACCCCAGTCGATCTAAAATGGAGGATGGCTTTAGCTCTGCTCTGGTGACCTGTTTAGAAAGGCCCATGGACTCTCGATCAGTGGTCTGGGCAGAAATGGCGGAAAATGATCAAGGTGCAGTTCAAGGGGGTAGTATTGTTTTAGACGGTCGTAGACTCCACTCTCCTTTTTCAGGCGTAAAAGCCAGCATCATCAATGAGCTAAGTTCCAAGCTACAACAGATGGGTAGCATGAAGAGCATGGATGACTGGAGTCATGCTCCAAAGTCCCCCACCATGCatag GTATTCAGCAGATTTCACTGATGCATTCCACAGCCCGCCTACTGGACGCTCCACTTCACCGCTACCGACCTCCTCCCCACAGCACCATCAGATCCTGACACCCAACCTCTCGGCCACCCCTTCTGTTTCACCTTCTTCTCAAGTCCCAGTTCAGCACAACTGGACCCGATCCCCTTCTCCACAGGTGCCTACCTCCCCAGTGCATTCACACCCTCCCCATTCTCCGACATACTGCCCATACCCAACATCACCTAAGCACAGATCCAAGTTTCGTAGGCAGACTTTTGATTTTCAATGTAGTCCCACTAAGGAGAGGAGGTCTTCCGTCTCAAGACGCCGAGCTCCCAGCCCTCTCATCTACAACACCGAACAGTCAAACCCCACCCCTCCCAGACCTTCTTCTCTCCCCATTCTTCCCACAACACCCGTCTACAACAATCCCTTCGACTTTTCCAGTCCATTCACTCCTCCATCTCCTGGCCTCCCTGTGGCAGACCCCTACCAAGCATCAACTCCCCCGCTCTTCTCCCCCTCTTGTGTTCCAAGTGCAAACCCCCTGCTTGTCTCTCGCTCCATCTCCCCCACTCCATTTTTCTCCGGGGCTTCCTCCCCCATGCATCTGCCACCTAGTCCCTCATGTCTCAGCTATCCCCACGTCAACCCTCCTCCACCAACTAAACCATTTGCCATTAAGCCTCTCCCCTACTGGACCAAGTACGATGTGGCCGACTGGTTGGCTTATCTAAATCTGGGTGAACACAGAGAGCGTTTTATAGATAATGAGATAGACGGATCTCATCTGCCCTCGCTCACTAAGGATGACTTCTTGGACCTGGGAGTGATACGTGTGGGACATCGAATGAACATTGAGAGGGCGCTCAAGAAACTCACGGACAG